In a single window of the Mauremys reevesii isolate NIE-2019 linkage group 3, ASM1616193v1, whole genome shotgun sequence genome:
- the RAB4A gene encoding ras-related protein Rab-4A, with amino-acid sequence MSQTAMSETYDFLFKFLVIGNAGTGKSCLLHQFIEKKFKDDSNHTIGVEFGSKIINVGGKYVKLQIWDTAGQERFRSVTRSYYRGAAGALLVYDITSRETYNALTNWLTDARMLASQNIVIILCGNKKDLDADREVTFLEASRFAQENELMFLETSALTGENVEEAFVQCARKILNKIESGELDPERMGSGIQYGDAALRQLRSPRRAQAQSAQECGC; translated from the exons ATGTCGCAGACAGCCATGTCCGAGACCTACG ATTTCCTCTTTAAATTCTTGGTTATTGGAAATGCTGGAACTGGCAAGTCCTGTTTACTTCATCAGTTTATTGAGAAGAAAT tCAAAGATGACTCAAATCATACTATAGGAGTCGAATTTGGTTCAAAGATAATAAATGTAGGGGGTAAATATGTAAAATTACAGATATGGGACACAGCAGGACAAGAGAGATTCAG GTCTGTAACAAGAAGTTACTACAGAGGTGCAGCGGGTGCTTTGCTTGTCTATGACATTACCAG CCGAGAAACCTACAACGCGCTTACTAATTGGTTGACAGATGCAAGGATGTTAGCAAGTCAAAATATTGTTATCATACTGTGTGGCAACAAAAAGGATCTCGATGCAGATCGTGAAGTTACTTTTTTAGAAGCATCCAGGTTTGCACAAGAAAATG AACTGATGTTTTTGGAAACAAGTGCACTAACCGGGGAGAATGTTGAAGAGGCCTTTGTACAGTGTGCAAGAAAAATACTTAATAAAATTGAATCAG GTGAACTGGATCCAGAAAGGATGGGCTCAGGAATTCAGTATGGAGATGCTGCCTTGAGACAGCTGAGATCCCCACGTAGAGCACAGGCTCAAAGTGCTCAAgaatgtggctgttaa